The DNA region TTGATAAGGAAGTGGAATGTGATCCGGGAATAGAGTTTAAGACTATAGCAGCAGATAATTATGCTTTGATGCGGATATCTGAGCCATTTGAGGCACCTTTTGAAAGGATCGGCAATGGCTGGCGGATACTTGTGGGAGAAGCGAGTAAACTAAAAAATGAAGATAACAGTTGTGATTGCGATGGCAGGTATTGTCTGGAAGAGGTGATCATTGAGGGTGATGCCACCTATATGGATCTATATTTGCCAATTTAGGAGAAGGAATCAACGAATATCGTTAATAATAAGCTGAGTGAAGAAAAACCGCTAATATTTAAGTTTATTGGGATAGTTAAATAACTCTCTTATTAACCACCAGTTTCAACTGGTGGACTAGCTGAGCAATCACAGAAATTAGTGGCTTCAGCCACTTTGTATGAATTACAGCAATGAAGTTATAATATGTCTTATAATTATATATATCATAACGAGAAGTCACTGAAGTGATTAATTATTAGTAAATTACATCTACCACCAATTGAAATTGATGGTTAATGAGATAAAACAGTACTTGACTTTTCATTTAGCAGTTTGAAATAAAGCTTAATGAAAAAGTTTGCAGATTTTATAGCGTTGAGGTATTTGAAGGGACACGGCAGGTTTGTATTGAGTTTTTCAAATTTGTTGAGCTTGATAG from Candidatus Stygibacter australis includes:
- a CDS encoding effector binding domain-containing protein; the protein is MEVFSKVNKVKLPEMKVVSSHRVSENPEEEVIEFLCSWMQSKGFDLEKQRGFGFDIPVSDEELSAGKRGYEYLITVDKEVECDPGIEFKTIAADNYALMRISEPFEAPFERIGNGWRILVGEASKLKNEDNSCDCDGRYCLEEVIIEGDATYMDLYLPI